The region CACTTGTGCACTTTTATGAGATGGAATTTGTTTATGGAAGCTGTCATTGACACAACCGTTGAATTGTGGTTGTTTGTGGCACAGTGTTCAACACACACAGCGTAAACAATCGGCACGCCCCCTCTAACAGCATGTTCATTTCGCTGTGCTTCAAGGCTGTGGAGTCGGCGAAGACGTACTACAACAACGAGCACATCTACCCCTTCATGTACCTGGCCGGGTACCACTACCGACACAGGGACGTGCGCGAGGCCTTGGGGGCCTGGGCCGAGGCCGCCTCCGTCATGCAAGAGTGAGTCCATCATTTCACCTGCCGTCTCCGTGCCCCTGTCTGGACTCGACCGCCGTTTGGGATTAGCACAGGACATAGAGTTGAGTGTTCAGTGCTGAACAGTACGAACTACACcgtttgttttgtgttggaTAGGAACGATCGCTGGTGATACGTCTTCCGTAAGGATCGCCTCCCATTGCTGTAGTGTAGTATGCGACGTAGTGGTGTGTTCCTGGTTATGCTGTGATTGCCAGCAACTAAATCATTTCTTCCTTGTACGTCTTGGCTCCTCTTGGTCCTCTCCACTCCTCACactagagggttttccatccaccgagtttttgcgcattttgaaaatgcgcatgaaaagagctggatggaaaaagaccaaaattcgaaaaaagccccaaatatcgcaaaaagatttttacgctaggaggaggtggaaaagttagactatcgcatcgccaaaattcggaaaaactagatggaaaagggtttttcgcataaacgatgacgtatcatgcctcaagtcatgtggttctgtacatgatcgcgatgtaaagatggcaaatgcatacaaaaacagttctggagagagcaaaaattgaatttaacttctccatgtatagaaaagaaaaagaaaaaaatgtttcaaaacctcaaagtgcaaaaatgcgtaactgccagatggacgtaaaaccactattgtttggcgtcctctcacgtgatctaaagtttattcgtataaatgtaatgaatggaaacaaggcttaattcgcatttttttctgccgaaacttggaaattgcgcattactttttcgaaaggtttggatggaaacccagcAGTCGGGGAGGGTCAGTCTCGGCCCGCTGGCTGGGGTGGGGTGGGCTTGACTTCTCCAGAGCAGCATGCAACGTGCACCCTAATGTCTCCACACACAAGCAGCATCATCCACAGGCCTAAAAATAGCTGTATCTTATGTTTTTATGTTCTGAAGGATGTAGCATCCCAGACACGCCCCAAAACCGGCCATTCCCTCCCCAACACTTCCCTTTCCCGCTCTTCCGTTTTCCTGTTTCTTCTGGACACAGTCCGCCCATGCCTTTGAAATCACATGCTAAAAAATTTGGGAATCTCCATACATCTCAGGAGTGCCTCTGGTTTGGTCCCTGTATTGCAGTTACGGGAAGTAGTCCCCGGTCCTCAGAGCAGCACACTGccggattgtgtgtgtgttttccttccATTATGTTGCTTTCAGCTTCTCAAGCGCTTCTCAAGCTGCAGGATCAGCACAGACTTTCTTAATCAAGGCTGAATATAAAAAAGGTCATTGTAAAAAAACTGTAGCCACCATTGTTAATAGAATTGTGTTCATCAGAGGCTTTGCCTGTCATAAAGTCTAGATCAGCTTCCTCTAACCCAGAGAGAATGAGGAAACAGGTGGGGGTTCTCCAGTCATACCTCATCTCCTGTTTGTCCTCAGCTACAACTACTGCCGTGAAGATGAGGAGATCTATAAGGAGTTTTTTGACATTGCCAATGACGTCATCCCCACGCTGCTGAAGGAGACGGCCGGCGCCTCCGAGAGCGGAGGAGAGGGCGGCGAGGGCGCGGAGAAGGTCCTCCACACCTCCGCAAACGTTTGCTCCACCAACACCAACCTGTGGTAAATCCCCACCTTTCCCCTCTTTCCTTGTCTTAACCGTTACCGATTGCCTCCTCCCCGAAGGACCAGCCGAGGCAGTCCGCCGCCCTGTCTGCCCTGCACGACCCAGAATGCTTTGCGCACCTGCTGCGTTTCTACGACGGCATCTGCAAGTGGGAGGAGGGAAGTCCCACACCTGTGCTCCACGTGGGCTGGGCCACCTACCTCGTTCAGTCCCTCAGTCGCTTCGATGCACAGGTAAATCGGCATCGGGCCTCCGGTCTCTATGTTTGAAACGTAAGCTGTCGCAATCAAATCTGCTGGGGATGtgctgcttgtgtgtctgtgcgcaaGCACACAGCCTTTTCCTTGGTCCTGACTGCACAGTCCTGACTGATCTTCAAGAGTATGGTTGTTTTGCACACCGCTGTTTCCATTAAGCGTACCTTTATGTTGTGTCGAACAATTAGCTTATTAGCTTCTCCtaatcacaaaaatatttttaaactttCAAACAAAAAATTATAGTTATACCATACTCTcaaatttaatgtattttaaaaggTATGGTGTTCATTTGTTATTTGAATGTTAATAGTGGCCTTTTCTAGGTTACGCTTTGATATTTTTTATAGCTACTGTTCAGCTCGGGATTGTACTGTTATCACAGGGTCATGAGCATCCCTGTTTTCAACCATCCTTCTCTCAGATAAGACAGAAAGTGACAATCATCACCCGAGACCCAGAACCACAGGACGACGACGACCAGTCCAGCGAAGACCCCCGCGAGGGCCGCCGGAGGGGCCCGCGCCGAGAGTCCAAACTGGAGGACCAAGCGGGTCCCTCTCCGCCGGccgcagccccgccccctcagctGGGCCAGCCCAAGAAAGTGGGCGGAGAGGGAGGGCGGCGCCGCTCTTCAGCCAGCGGTCGGGCCAAAGACGCCGAGGGAAAGACCGAGCCTTCCTCGCcgagccccgccccctcgccCACCCAGGCGACGGCGGCCGGGGGGCCCGTGGTGACGTTCCACAGCGAGAAGATGAAGGGGATGAAGGAGCTTCTCTCCGCGGCCAAGATCAACTCCAGCGCCATTAAGCTGCAGCTCACCGCCCAGTCGCAGGTCCAGATGAAGAGGCAGAAACCCACCCCCTCCGGCGACTACACCCTCTCTTTCATGAAACGCCCCCGCAAAACTCTCTAAAATGCTCGCCACatgaccccacccccccaaacatTCTGCAACTTAGTTTGAACCTCATAAAAATATTAGTTCACCTGCAGGACCGACACTGATCAAGTAGAATGCAATAGTTCTGAAGCTGATTATGAGAACCATTTGTAGCTCACTGAATGGTTAATCGTCTACCAGCACTGATTATTGATGTGATTTATTGCTGTTTAGCAGGACTCGCCAGCTACAGTCCAAGAGGACCACAGTGCTGTACAGTTTAGTGGTTTAAGCTCCGACACCTGACTCTCCTCATTTTGCTAACTGTAAATTAATTCTTTAGCTGAGTCACTTGTGttggaggagaaaaaaaaacactaaactGTGTAAACTTGTGACCCCTCGCGACTGTAATGGCACAGTTCTGCTATACAGTAAGAGTAAATAAATGTTGCCttaatttttatattattatttttttgcaggAATTTTGTGAAATTACCACAATGCCAAAGTTTAAGTGCTGTAAAAATATGTTTGAAAGAATGGAGTTGTTTCTCTAATAGCCTTCTGTCCTAATGCTTAAGAAATGTAGATGTTTCTACATGCCTTGTTTGAGCTTTTAGGATGTTTACATTAGCATGTTTGTTCAATTTTAACATGCTACTATTTTGAATTGCTTGCATTCATTCCTTTGTTGCCATATTAGTGTAAAATTTCACTTTGTATGTGATTGTAATGTTTTCGTGAATGCTCTTAAGAACTTGATCAATGTTgacttatttttaaataataaaagtcTCAAAAAATAATATATGTTTACCATCCACTTTACTATAAATATATTTCTTATTAGGGATTCTTGCGTGTACCATGGCTGACATTTTTAACATTACCAGCAACGGTGCTCCCAATAAAGTAGACTGCATGTTGAGTATTTTGAGACATAGTTCAAATTCTAGTGTTTGTGGTGAAATATGCCTGTGCTCGTGTAGTCCTTGCTCATGCGCAAATGGATAAATATCGCGCAACTTCAGCCCTTCACATTTGAGGGTTTGTCACATAGAGTGGTGATATCTGTGAGAGACATTTAGCATCGTTCGCTTTTATTTCTAAAGAACGCACTTTCGTATCGGTCTTTGTTCAACTGCTCCTTGTTTTTGGATTAATCTCGTGGACATCTTGGGTGTAATTTTGTGAACTACTGAAGTTAACCTCTGAAATGACCGTTTACTAATGAGCCGTTAAAAGAATTTTGCTCCTAATATGAATACCATCGGAGTTTCGTTTTTGGATCCTTTGGATGACTACGAAATCATTCACAGGATCGGAAGCGGCACGTACGGTGATGTTTTTAAGGTGAGGACGG is a window of Brachyhypopomus gauderio isolate BG-103 chromosome 14, BGAUD_0.2, whole genome shotgun sequence DNA encoding:
- the men1 gene encoding menin — encoded protein: MGLRSAQKKHFPLRGIDGVVQLFEFELGNPEPDLALLSLVLGFVEHFLAVNRVVPINVPGVRFEPLKGDSLNSCFPTVELGLISALHERFTAQIRGAVDLSLYRRPAGGSSRELVKKVSDVIWNSLSRSYFKDRAHIQSLFSLITGTKLDSSGVAFAVVAACQVLGLKDVHLALSEDHAWVIFGKGGEETAEVTWHGKGNEDRRGQTVTAGVTERSWLYLKGSYMKCNRNMEVAFMVCAINPSLDLHTDSTELLQLQQRLLWLLYERGDLERYPMAMGTLADLEDQEPIAGKGDPLSIHLKAVESAKTYYNNEHIYPFMYLAGYHYRHRDVREALGAWAEAASVMQDYNYCREDEEIYKEFFDIANDVIPTLLKETAGASESGGEGGEGAEKDQPRQSAALSALHDPECFAHLLRFYDGICKWEEGSPTPVLHVGWATYLVQSLSRFDAQIRQKVTIITRDPEPQDDDDQSSEDPREGRRRGPRRESKLEDQAGPSPPAAAPPPQLGQPKKVGGEGGRRRSSASGRAKDAEGKTEPSSPSPAPSPTQATAAGGPVVTFHSEKMKGMKELLSAAKINSSAIKLQLTAQSQVQMKRQKPTPSGDYTLSFMKRPRKTL